Proteins encoded together in one Corynebacterium liangguodongii window:
- a CDS encoding cation-translocating P-type ATPase: MGANKHPSQYDTTEVIRHFETAPGQGLTEEEARLRLEKYGPNELRQKPPVPLWRKILAQFQDPLVYLLFVAMAISLVAWLIEGASGVPVDVVVIAAIVIANAMIGLAQENKAEGAVAALSEMTVATSTVLRGGKLATIPATDIVPGDVLVLGEGDSVGADARLISSTDLRIQESSLTGESEAAEKDTETLDTLVGVGDRRNMVHKGTAVVQGVGRAVVTATGMDSEMGEIADMLDTTEQDPSPLEREIEKVSKMLGVLVIGIAVVVMGALFIINGVSTAEEAIEVLLLGVSLAVAAVPEGLPAILSLVLAIGVQSLAKHNAVMKDLHSVETLGAASVIASDKTGTLTRNEMTLRTVLTASGTVELSGTGYAPEGEATGDKAALEEARLVVAGGAIANNAQLNKGSEWTIEGDPTEAAFIVAKHKMDGIANRTDSFERRAEVPFSSERKLMSVAGRDAEAGEVLVTKGAPDVLLARCTSRRVGGEEVALDTDAREELLASVEALSSEGYRTLGVAYRLLDSPADTLTEDDEAGLVFLGVVGIIDPPREEAIEAIRLAHDAGIRTMMITGDHPRTAAKIGADIGAVKQGAEALTGEDIGQLDDASFRNAVRTINIYARVAPKHKLRIVDALQDDGRIVAMTGDGVNDAPALKSADIGVAMGITGTEVTKEAGTMILADDNYATIISAVRQGREIFDNIRKFLRFLLSSNMGEVVTVLFGVIFAGLIGLTESAEGLAVPLLATQILWVNLVTDSGPALAMGVDPEVGDLMSRPPRDPRAPIIDRSMWARILFIGGVMGAVTLLAIDMFLPGGLATIEPVTLEVARTVGFSTVVFAQLFNALNSRSSDRSAFRGLFANRWLWASIALAVALQIVVVHVPFMQVAFGTSALSPLQWAVSIGMASVVLWAEELVKAGRRGIRT, from the coding sequence ATGGGCGCGAATAAGCACCCCAGCCAATACGACACCACAGAGGTTATCCGGCACTTCGAAACAGCCCCTGGCCAGGGGCTAACCGAAGAAGAAGCCCGATTGCGCCTCGAAAAATACGGCCCCAACGAACTGCGCCAAAAACCACCCGTCCCTCTGTGGCGCAAGATCCTGGCCCAGTTCCAGGACCCGCTGGTCTACCTCCTCTTCGTCGCCATGGCGATCTCCCTGGTGGCCTGGCTCATCGAGGGCGCGAGCGGTGTGCCCGTCGACGTCGTCGTTATCGCCGCCATCGTCATCGCCAACGCCATGATCGGCCTCGCCCAGGAGAACAAGGCCGAAGGCGCGGTCGCCGCCCTGTCCGAGATGACGGTCGCGACCTCCACCGTGCTGCGCGGCGGCAAGCTCGCCACCATCCCCGCCACCGACATCGTCCCGGGCGACGTGCTCGTGCTCGGCGAGGGCGACTCCGTGGGTGCGGACGCCCGCCTGATCTCCTCCACCGACCTGCGCATCCAGGAATCCTCGCTCACCGGCGAATCCGAGGCCGCCGAAAAAGACACCGAAACCCTGGACACTCTCGTCGGCGTGGGCGACCGCCGCAACATGGTGCACAAGGGCACCGCCGTGGTCCAGGGCGTGGGCCGCGCCGTGGTCACGGCCACCGGCATGGACTCCGAGATGGGCGAGATCGCCGACATGCTCGACACCACCGAGCAAGACCCCTCCCCGCTGGAGAGGGAGATCGAGAAGGTCTCTAAGATGCTGGGCGTCCTCGTCATCGGCATCGCGGTGGTGGTCATGGGCGCGCTGTTCATCATCAACGGCGTAAGCACCGCCGAGGAGGCCATCGAGGTCCTCCTCCTCGGCGTCTCTCTCGCGGTGGCCGCCGTGCCCGAGGGGCTACCCGCCATCCTCTCCCTCGTGCTCGCCATCGGCGTGCAATCCCTGGCCAAGCACAACGCGGTGATGAAAGACCTCCACTCGGTGGAAACGCTCGGGGCCGCCTCCGTCATCGCCTCGGATAAGACCGGCACGCTCACCCGCAACGAAATGACCCTGCGTACCGTGCTCACCGCCTCCGGCACAGTCGAGCTCAGCGGCACCGGTTACGCCCCCGAAGGCGAAGCCACGGGCGATAAGGCCGCCCTTGAGGAGGCCCGCCTCGTCGTCGCGGGCGGGGCGATCGCCAACAACGCACAACTCAACAAGGGCAGCGAGTGGACCATCGAGGGCGATCCCACCGAGGCCGCGTTCATCGTGGCCAAGCACAAGATGGACGGGATCGCTAATCGTACCGACTCCTTCGAGCGCCGCGCCGAGGTGCCCTTTTCCTCCGAACGCAAGCTCATGTCGGTCGCCGGCCGCGACGCCGAGGCGGGCGAGGTGCTGGTGACCAAGGGCGCCCCCGACGTGCTGCTGGCGCGCTGCACAAGCCGCCGCGTCGGCGGCGAGGAGGTCGCGCTCGACACCGATGCCCGCGAAGAGCTCCTCGCATCCGTCGAGGCCTTGAGCAGCGAGGGCTACCGCACGCTCGGCGTCGCCTACCGGCTTCTCGACTCCCCCGCGGACACGCTCACCGAGGACGACGAGGCCGGCCTGGTCTTCCTCGGCGTCGTCGGCATCATCGACCCGCCGCGCGAGGAGGCCATCGAGGCCATCCGGCTCGCCCACGACGCCGGCATCCGCACGATGATGATCACGGGCGATCACCCGCGCACGGCGGCGAAGATCGGGGCTGACATAGGCGCGGTCAAGCAAGGCGCGGAGGCGCTGACCGGCGAGGACATCGGGCAGCTTGACGACGCCTCCTTCCGCAACGCCGTCCGCACCATCAACATCTACGCCCGCGTCGCGCCGAAGCACAAGCTGCGCATCGTCGACGCGCTCCAAGACGACGGCCGCATCGTCGCCATGACCGGCGACGGCGTCAACGACGCCCCCGCGCTGAAATCCGCCGACATCGGCGTGGCGATGGGCATCACCGGCACAGAGGTGACCAAGGAAGCCGGCACAATGATCCTCGCCGACGACAACTACGCCACCATCATCTCCGCCGTGCGACAGGGCCGCGAGATCTTCGACAACATCCGCAAGTTCCTTCGCTTCCTGCTCTCTTCCAACATGGGTGAAGTGGTCACGGTGCTCTTCGGCGTCATTTTCGCCGGTTTGATCGGCCTGACGGAATCGGCCGAGGGGCTCGCCGTCCCGCTGCTGGCCACCCAGATCCTCTGGGTGAACCTGGTCACAGATTCCGGACCGGCGCTCGCCATGGGCGTCGACCCCGAAGTCGGTGACCTCATGTCTCGGCCTCCGCGCGACCCGCGCGCCCCGATCATCGACCGCTCGATGTGGGCGCGCATCCTCTTCATCGGCGGCGTGATGGGCGCGGTGACGCTGCTCGCCATCGACATGTTCCTACCCGGCGGACTCGCTACCATCGAGCCAGTAACCCTAGAGGTCGCGCGCACCGTGGGCTTTAGCACCGTGGTCTTTGCGCAGCTGTTCAACGCGCTCAATTCCCGCTCCAGCGATCGTTCCGCCTTTCGCGGACTATTTGCCAACCGCTGGCTCTGGGCCTCCATCGCGCTCGCCGTCGCCCTTCAGATCGTCGTGGTGCACGTGCCGTTCATGCAGGTCGCCTTCGGCACCTCGGCGCTCAGCCCGCTGCAGTGGGCGGTGTCGATCGGCATGGCGTCGGTGGTGCTGTGGGCCGAGGAACTAGTCAAAGCGGGGCGCAGGGGGATCCGGACTTAG